A part of Chloroflexota bacterium genomic DNA contains:
- a CDS encoding L,D-transpeptidase, protein MKLSALALGGAALTGRQSAGSLLKGLNLFQEDTTTFPENQWLGRMCVGEPGANVPMMSEPSAFANEVRKVYFDEVLNWNREVIADPVDANKINQRWVETPEGYIYADYVQKVRFDRQTPLEELPLNESGERGIWVEITTPYSGLDLTKPQSSYQFWIRATIRPRIYYSQVFWAFDVRRHPDTGVVQYCLTQKYGALPDVYWVNADVCRPITTEEVGPIHPDAENKKVVVNINYQTMSCYEGHEEVFFAKVTTGGWNPEDEKWSTPVGTHTIWRKSLSIHMSAGAAVGNYDIPGIPWSTFFDINGAAIHSTFWHNYFGSGPRSHGCVNCRPEDAKWVYRWTQPAVPYEAGDIFINGLNQSTQVQVIAAE, encoded by the coding sequence TTGAAATTATCAGCTCTGGCCCTGGGCGGCGCTGCCCTGACAGGGCGGCAGTCTGCCGGATCACTTCTGAAGGGGCTCAATTTGTTTCAGGAGGATACAACCACCTTCCCGGAGAACCAATGGCTGGGACGGATGTGTGTGGGAGAGCCGGGGGCAAATGTCCCCATGATGTCCGAACCAAGCGCGTTTGCCAATGAAGTTCGCAAGGTTTACTTCGATGAAGTGCTGAATTGGAACCGAGAGGTCATCGCTGACCCGGTGGATGCCAATAAGATCAATCAGCGCTGGGTGGAGACGCCTGAGGGGTATATCTATGCGGACTACGTTCAGAAGGTCCGCTTTGACCGTCAAACCCCTTTGGAGGAGCTGCCTCTAAATGAGTCTGGTGAACGCGGGATTTGGGTTGAGATCACAACGCCCTATTCCGGTTTGGATCTGACTAAACCTCAATCGTCTTATCAATTCTGGATCAGGGCGACAATTCGACCTAGGATCTACTATTCCCAGGTTTTCTGGGCTTTTGATGTTCGTCGCCATCCGGATACAGGCGTAGTCCAATATTGTCTGACCCAGAAATACGGCGCTCTGCCGGATGTCTATTGGGTCAATGCCGATGTCTGCCGGCCGATCACAACTGAAGAGGTCGGGCCCATCCATCCAGACGCTGAAAATAAGAAGGTCGTGGTCAATATTAATTATCAGACCATGTCCTGCTATGAAGGGCATGAAGAAGTATTCTTTGCCAAAGTGACCACGGGCGGCTGGAACCCTGAAGACGAGAAATGGTCCACACCAGTGGGCACGCACACTATCTGGCGTAAATCCCTTTCCATTCATATGAGTGCCGGGGCGGCCGTTGGCAATTATGATATACCAGGTATTCCCTGGTCCACCTTCTTTGATATTAATGGCGCCGCGATCCACTCCACGTTTTGGCATAACTACTTTGGCTCAGGCCCGCGATCGCATGGTTGCGTGAACTGCCGACCGGAAGACGCCAAATGGGTCTATCGCTGGACGCAACCGGCAGTACCCTATGAAGCGGGTGACATTTTTATTAATGGACTAAACCAATCCACCCAAGTGCAAGTAATTGCAGCAGAGTAG